The Halorhabdus sp. BNX81 genome includes a region encoding these proteins:
- a CDS encoding patatin-like phospholipase family protein — protein MTRLNRLLELLDRRRSGSGSTERTVAIACQGGGSHAAFTAGVLDELLGEFPSSHRLVGLSGASGGAVSAVAAWYGLLAAGETSGSVLEAVWDDIAANTPWDRWVNGMAVLGATVPASVEPAENPYLNPGSDLGRAHLERTLQEHVDFTSFGELVDLRRAPALLVSAVNVRTGSPQLFRDDEITPATVVASSAIPRVFEPVDIDGEQYWDGFLSQNPPIREFVTDGTIPAPDELWIVRLTPETVEEMPTTAEAIDGRVRQLVETLSLRQERRFVETVNEWIADGRLADPSLTETTIRHIDLPRERAGRSRLDRRPSFVADLYGDGEDAARAFRRQLA, from the coding sequence GTGACTCGCCTGAATCGGTTGCTCGAACTCCTGGATCGGCGTCGGTCCGGGTCCGGATCGACCGAGAGAACGGTCGCGATCGCCTGCCAGGGCGGTGGCAGCCACGCGGCGTTCACCGCAGGCGTCCTCGACGAACTGCTCGGGGAGTTCCCGTCGTCTCACCGGTTGGTCGGTCTCAGCGGCGCTTCCGGTGGGGCCGTCTCGGCCGTCGCGGCGTGGTACGGGTTGCTCGCGGCCGGGGAAACCTCGGGTAGTGTCCTCGAGGCAGTGTGGGACGACATCGCTGCGAACACGCCCTGGGACCGGTGGGTGAACGGCATGGCGGTCCTCGGGGCGACGGTACCGGCGTCCGTCGAACCGGCCGAGAACCCGTATCTCAATCCGGGCAGCGACCTTGGGCGGGCCCACCTCGAGCGGACGCTTCAGGAGCACGTCGACTTTACGTCCTTCGGGGAGCTCGTCGATCTGCGACGAGCGCCCGCGTTGCTGGTCAGTGCGGTGAACGTCCGGACCGGGTCCCCCCAACTCTTTCGTGACGACGAGATCACGCCGGCGACCGTCGTCGCCTCATCGGCGATCCCACGAGTTTTCGAACCTGTCGATATCGACGGCGAGCAGTACTGGGACGGCTTCCTCTCCCAGAATCCGCCGATCCGCGAGTTCGTGACCGATGGGACGATCCCGGCGCCGGACGAACTGTGGATCGTCCGCCTGACACCGGAGACGGTCGAGGAGATGCCGACGACCGCCGAAGCCATCGACGGGCGCGTCCGGCAACTCGTCGAGACGCTGTCGCTCCGCCAGGAACGGCGGTTCGTCGAGACCGTCAACGAGTGGATCGCCGACGGCCGACTCGCCGACCCGTCGCTGACAGAGACGACGATCCGGCACATCGACCTCCCGCGAGAGCGGGCCGGCCGGTCGCGGCTCGACCGGCGGCCGTCGTTCGTTGCGGATCTCTACGGAGATGGCGAGGACGCCGCACGGGCGTTCCGTCGGCAGCTCGCCTGA
- a CDS encoding PH domain-containing protein gives MTVDGGPPGDHESEPADRTGERNPREESETGTESTEPEDESVDREALQTAVRSLDSRVRWQWCLRATIVAAVVGTIIGAISVFGLEWGPLPGVGAFLLALLIGVSHALALYRTWEYRVREDALYLQRGVITHVKTVVPFVRVQHIDTSRGPIDRLLGLSSLVVYTAGSRGADVTVPGLTQSDAADLQERLKVLAKDSNGDDAV, from the coding sequence ATGACTGTGGACGGCGGGCCGCCAGGGGATCACGAATCCGAACCGGCCGACCGAACTGGAGAGCGCAACCCGAGGGAGGAGTCGGAGACGGGCACCGAATCGACGGAGCCCGAGGACGAGTCCGTCGACCGTGAAGCGCTACAGACGGCGGTCAGGTCGCTCGACTCACGCGTCCGCTGGCAGTGGTGTCTCAGGGCGACGATCGTGGCCGCGGTAGTTGGCACGATCATCGGGGCGATCAGCGTCTTCGGACTCGAATGGGGACCGCTCCCGGGCGTCGGAGCCTTCCTTTTGGCACTCCTCATCGGGGTCAGCCACGCGCTCGCGCTGTATCGCACCTGGGAGTACCGGGTTCGCGAGGACGCGTTGTACCTCCAGCGGGGCGTGATCACGCACGTCAAGACTGTCGTCCCGTTCGTCCGCGTCCAACACATCGACACGAGCCGCGGCCCGATCGACAGACTGCTCGGCCTCTCGTCGCTGGTGGTCTACACAGCCGGATCACGAGGGGCCGACGTGACGGTCCCCGGCCTCACGCAAAGTGACGCTGCGGACCTCCAGGAACGATTGAAAGTACTCGCGAAGGATTCCAACGGGGACGACGCTGTCTGA
- a CDS encoding multiprotein bridging factor aMBF1, translating to MVQCEMCGAETSAPNTVKVEGAELDVCDECADFGTEVRTPDQSSPSTKYSTDSGSSSSSSSSGSASSGSGSGGSSGGGSRRDMFDEMDELVQDFDQRIRSAREQTDMSQEDLADQLNEKASLIRKLERGDHLPSDEVQTKLERELDIELTESGGTEEDADWDSGSAVGEYTLGDVVERKDS from the coding sequence ATGGTTCAATGTGAGATGTGCGGGGCCGAGACGAGCGCTCCGAACACCGTCAAGGTGGAGGGTGCAGAGTTGGATGTCTGTGATGAGTGTGCCGACTTCGGCACGGAAGTGCGGACCCCCGACCAGTCGAGTCCGTCGACGAAGTACTCGACGGATTCCGGCAGTTCTTCGAGTTCCAGTAGTTCGGGCTCGGCCAGCAGCGGCAGTGGCTCCGGCGGGTCTTCCGGGGGCGGGAGCCGTCGAGACATGTTCGACGAGATGGACGAACTCGTCCAGGACTTCGATCAGCGGATCCGCTCGGCCCGCGAACAGACCGACATGAGTCAGGAAGATCTCGCCGACCAACTCAACGAGAAGGCCAGCCTTATCCGGAAACTCGAGCGCGGCGATCACCTCCCCAGTGACGAGGTTCAGACGAAACTCGAACGGGAACTCGACATCGAACTCACCGAAAGTGGCGGTACGGAGGAAGACGCTGATTGGGACAGCGGTTCGGCGGTCGGCGAGTACACGCTCGGGGACGTCGTCGAACGGAAAGATTCCTGA
- a CDS encoding LUD domain-containing protein, which yields MSGKTSKRAKAAKIREIMDQEGAAIETNTQGFNDGRYESVARLEDYQGLKDEARAIKEDAIDRLPELIEELRESVEENGGTVYLADDEAEANEYIESVVADADADLVAKSKSMTTEELEVNEHLEAAGVDVVETDLGEWVLQVAEEAPSHLVAPAIHKSRDEIARLFEERFDPDVPLETAEDLTNFAREQLADDIAAADVGMTGANFLTADSGTMALVTSEGNARKTVASADTHVAVAGVEKIIPSVEDLQPFVELIGRSGTGHDITSYISLLTPPIDAPTFEDDAFGDPDDREFHLVLVDNGRMAMREDEDLEETLYCIRCSACANSCANFQQVGGHAFGGETYTGGIATGWEAAVGGEESAKEFNDLCTGCSRCTEACPVGIDIPWINTVVRDRLNRGDDPSAFDHLVSGLTPDPEPAGLDLQKRFFGNFATVAKLGSAFAPVSNWAAEAPPSRWIAEKLLGVDRRREMPKFTRGTLRKWAKGREPPADPDREVVLLADTYTNYMHVERGKATIRALEALGTKVHIADVSESGRAALSQGMIATAREQAEAVADSLEPHLDAGRDVVMVEPSDLAMLRNDYERLLDTETFDRIATNSYEVLEYVYGLVENGADVGALADGHGEEIAYHSHCQQRTLGLDAHTEAILDRLGFDLATSQVECCGMAGSFGFKQQYYDVSMAVGDDLREQFTTPETEDRTVVASGTSCHDQLTDLLERKVTHPIELIAPAE from the coding sequence ATGAGCGGCAAAACCTCCAAACGCGCCAAGGCAGCGAAGATCCGTGAGATCATGGATCAGGAAGGCGCGGCCATCGAAACGAACACCCAGGGGTTCAACGACGGCCGCTACGAGTCGGTCGCCCGCCTCGAGGACTACCAGGGGCTCAAAGACGAGGCCCGCGCGATCAAGGAGGACGCGATCGATCGGCTGCCGGAATTGATCGAGGAGCTCCGGGAGAGTGTCGAGGAAAACGGCGGCACAGTCTACCTCGCCGATGACGAAGCCGAAGCCAACGAGTACATCGAATCGGTCGTCGCCGACGCGGACGCCGACCTGGTCGCCAAGAGCAAGTCGATGACGACCGAGGAACTCGAGGTCAACGAGCACCTCGAAGCCGCGGGCGTCGACGTCGTCGAGACAGACCTCGGTGAGTGGGTGCTCCAGGTCGCCGAGGAGGCCCCGTCACACCTGGTTGCGCCGGCGATTCACAAGTCCCGCGACGAGATCGCTCGACTCTTCGAGGAACGGTTCGATCCCGACGTGCCCCTCGAGACGGCCGAAGACCTGACGAACTTCGCCCGGGAGCAACTCGCCGACGACATCGCCGCCGCTGACGTCGGGATGACCGGCGCGAACTTCCTGACGGCCGACTCGGGAACGATGGCGCTCGTAACCAGCGAGGGCAACGCCCGCAAGACCGTCGCCAGTGCTGACACACACGTCGCGGTCGCGGGCGTCGAGAAGATCATTCCGAGCGTCGAGGACCTCCAGCCGTTCGTCGAACTGATCGGCCGATCGGGAACGGGTCACGACATCACCTCCTACATCTCGCTGTTGACGCCGCCGATCGACGCCCCAACGTTCGAGGACGATGCATTCGGGGACCCCGACGATCGGGAGTTCCATCTCGTGCTTGTCGACAACGGCCGAATGGCCATGCGCGAGGACGAGGACCTCGAAGAGACGCTGTATTGCATCCGGTGTTCGGCGTGTGCCAACTCGTGTGCCAACTTCCAGCAGGTCGGCGGCCACGCCTTCGGCGGCGAGACCTACACCGGCGGGATCGCTACCGGCTGGGAGGCCGCCGTTGGCGGCGAGGAGAGTGCCAAGGAATTCAACGACCTCTGTACCGGCTGTAGCCGGTGTACCGAAGCCTGTCCGGTCGGCATCGACATCCCCTGGATCAACACCGTCGTTCGCGACCGCCTCAATCGCGGTGATGACCCAAGTGCCTTCGACCACCTCGTCTCTGGACTGACACCGGACCCGGAACCCGCCGGACTCGACCTCCAGAAACGCTTCTTCGGAAACTTCGCGACCGTCGCCAAGCTCGGGAGTGCGTTTGCCCCCGTTTCGAACTGGGCCGCCGAAGCCCCGCCCTCCCGCTGGATCGCCGAGAAGCTGCTGGGAGTGGATCGCCGCCGCGAGATGCCGAAGTTCACCCGTGGGACGCTTCGCAAGTGGGCCAAAGGGCGAGAGCCACCAGCGGACCCCGACCGCGAGGTCGTCCTGCTGGCGGACACCTACACGAACTACATGCACGTCGAGCGTGGGAAGGCGACGATCCGGGCGCTGGAAGCACTCGGCACCAAGGTCCACATCGCCGACGTCTCCGAGAGCGGTCGGGCCGCACTCTCTCAGGGGATGATCGCCACGGCGCGCGAACAGGCCGAAGCGGTCGCCGACTCGCTGGAACCACACCTGGATGCCGGACGGGATGTCGTCATGGTCGAGCCCAGCGACCTCGCGATGCTCCGGAACGATTACGAGCGGCTGCTCGACACAGAGACGTTCGATCGGATCGCCACGAACAGCTACGAGGTGTTGGAGTACGTGTACGGCCTCGTCGAGAACGGGGCCGACGTGGGCGCGCTCGCGGACGGCCACGGCGAGGAAATCGCGTATCATAGCCACTGTCAGCAACGGACACTCGGGCTCGATGCGCACACCGAAGCGATCCTCGATCGGCTGGGCTTCGACCTCGCTACCTCCCAGGTCGAGTGCTGTGGCATGGCCGGCTCCTTCGGTTTCAAACAACAGTACTACGACGTGAGTATGGCCGTCGGTGACGACCTCCGTGAGCAGTTCACGACGCCCGAGACCGAGGACCGAACGGTCGTCGCCAGCGGGACCTCCTGTCACGATCAGTTGACGGATCTACTCGAACGGAAGGTCACACATCCGATCGAGTTGATCGCACCCGCGGAGTGA
- a CDS encoding FAD-dependent oxidoreductase, with protein sequence MADVLVVGGGPAGLSAALFTAKNDLETIVFDTDETWMHKAHLFNYLGIDSMDGSEFMDVSREQVESFGVQRNQGEEVTAVEDAGDGFTVTTDVGEYNADYVVLATGADRSLAEELGCATTEEGIVDVSVNMETSVEDAYATGAMVRAEEWQAVIAAGDGAAAALNILSKEKGEHYHDFDVPADAE encoded by the coding sequence ATGGCAGATGTACTTGTCGTCGGCGGCGGTCCCGCCGGCCTGAGCGCCGCACTGTTCACCGCGAAAAACGACCTCGAAACGATCGTCTTCGACACCGACGAGACCTGGATGCACAAGGCCCACCTGTTCAACTACCTCGGCATCGACTCGATGGACGGCAGCGAGTTCATGGATGTCTCTCGCGAGCAGGTCGAAAGCTTCGGCGTGCAACGCAACCAGGGCGAGGAAGTCACCGCTGTCGAGGACGCCGGGGACGGGTTCACCGTCACGACCGACGTGGGCGAATACAACGCCGACTACGTCGTCCTGGCAACCGGTGCCGACCGATCACTTGCCGAGGAACTCGGCTGTGCGACCACCGAAGAGGGCATCGTCGACGTCTCGGTCAACATGGAGACCAGCGTCGAGGACGCCTACGCGACGGGCGCGATGGTTCGCGCCGAGGAGTGGCAGGCGGTCATCGCCGCCGGAGACGGCGCAGCAGCGGCGCTGAACATCCTCAGCAAAGAGAAGGGCGAACATTATCACGACTTCGACGTGCCCGCCGACGCGGAATAA
- the tpiA gene encoding triose-phosphate isomerase encodes MFVLVNLKTYPCDPVEVAEAAKDVSDASGVRIGVAAQDADIARVADTGVETWAQHVDPIEYGSNTGHTLAETVTDAGAEGTLINHSENRLKLADIDGSVEAAERAGLETCVCANNPAQIGAVTALGPDSVAVEPPELIGGDVSVATGDPDIVTDAVEAAEAVDEDVEVYCGAGISTGDDVESAGELGATGVLLASGVAKADNPRAALEDLVEPLA; translated from the coding sequence ATGTTCGTTCTCGTCAATCTCAAGACGTACCCGTGTGATCCCGTCGAAGTCGCCGAGGCCGCCAAGGATGTCAGCGATGCGTCGGGCGTTCGCATCGGCGTCGCCGCACAGGACGCCGATATCGCGCGCGTCGCCGACACCGGCGTCGAGACGTGGGCCCAGCACGTCGACCCGATCGAGTACGGCTCGAACACCGGCCACACGCTCGCCGAAACCGTCACCGACGCCGGCGCGGAGGGGACGCTGATCAATCACTCCGAGAACCGGCTCAAACTCGCTGACATCGACGGCTCCGTCGAGGCCGCCGAACGCGCCGGCCTCGAAACCTGTGTGTGTGCGAACAACCCTGCCCAGATCGGTGCCGTGACCGCGCTCGGGCCGGATTCGGTCGCCGTCGAACCGCCGGAACTCATCGGCGGTGACGTCTCCGTCGCGACGGGCGACCCCGACATCGTGACCGACGCCGTCGAGGCGGCCGAAGCCGTCGACGAAGATGTCGAAGTGTACTGTGGGGCCGGCATCTCGACCGGCGACGACGTCGAGTCCGCGGGCGAACTCGGCGCGACGGGCGTCCTCCTCGCGAGCGGCGTCGCCAAGGCCGACAATCCGCGAGCCGCCCTCGAAGACCTCGTCGAACCGCTCGCGTAG
- a CDS encoding DUF1349 domain-containing protein, which yields MIEHSRRTFLRAFGAGGIGALGETHAVNPGRAATAITIEGGGEDIWDAADAFQYYYTELEGDFDVTVKVESQEATDEWAKAGLMVRQTLTADAETAMIRKTPGHETSFQWRSDDGDQMVSTTSEGGSDEGEVAGGTMPATWQRLVRDGDTIEAYGSPDGANWTRIAAISPSDIDFAESAYVGLAVCSGEEGTRCRAAFSNLSGLSPTSNTDIGDVTVPGSVSERTDKDTSVVVSTGSASGVTASGATITGSLDDLGGASSATVSFEYRERTGGSWQSVGTQTLSRTRSYSEPITGLEPGTAYEFRAVSTASDGDTDTGSANTFRTAARRDGPDVITVEGAGGDIWNEADEGHYYYTPVEGDFDVTVRIDSLDDTDEWAKTGLMVRESLSADAVNAMVRKTPGHETSIQWREGAGAETTSTTADAGEGESELSGSTMPARYQRLVRTGDVIEAYASTDGSDWTLIAALDDSRVSVSETAYVGLAVTSHNTGTLCTAEFSELSGLAPTDNRDIGDPDISGSVTHERDSGDADPVVSTGSVSNVGTHSATLSGSLTDLGGATSVEVAFEYRARDSASWSSTAAQTLSSTGSFSETLSGLDPDTDYEFRAIGDASDGDPVTGSATMFSTSTSTDTAGGSYFDPSDGFADPAPWLDDSTQVIRIQNATRSEVERAFSTSGPRVIVFETSGTIDLGGEELAITEDKCWVAGQTAPSPGITFIKGQLQIDANDCVVQHIRSRHGPGSEGSIQSNDAFNTQDDTTNNVVDHVSASWGTDECMSVGYDTDRTTYTNCLIYEGLYDPYGDGADHNYGTLIGDGAENVALLGNVWAKVRGRVPRLKSGTRSALANNVMYFFNEATNMDGDTEASIVGNVYAPQDLEDTAIEDGTAYLADNVTDPTSTPLTGDTSELSSRPLWPDGLSAMDSSEVENHNLNYAGARPADRTEDDSRIISEIETRAGDPYTESPYDYWIPDHEAVGGYPTLPENTHSLTVPDSGLREWLEQWALAVEESGASPP from the coding sequence ATGATAGAGCACAGCCGACGCACGTTCCTGCGTGCATTTGGGGCAGGGGGCATCGGGGCACTGGGGGAAACACATGCGGTCAATCCTGGGCGGGCAGCGACCGCCATCACGATCGAGGGCGGTGGCGAAGATATCTGGGACGCGGCCGACGCCTTTCAGTACTACTATACCGAACTGGAGGGGGATTTCGACGTCACCGTGAAGGTCGAATCACAGGAAGCGACGGATGAATGGGCGAAAGCTGGGTTGATGGTCCGCCAGACGTTGACCGCGGACGCCGAGACGGCGATGATTCGAAAGACGCCCGGCCACGAAACCTCGTTCCAGTGGCGGTCAGACGATGGCGACCAGATGGTCAGTACGACGTCCGAGGGCGGGAGCGACGAGGGCGAGGTCGCCGGTGGCACAATGCCTGCGACCTGGCAACGCCTCGTGCGCGACGGCGATACCATCGAAGCCTACGGGTCGCCCGACGGCGCGAACTGGACGCGGATCGCAGCCATCTCGCCGAGCGATATCGATTTCGCCGAGTCGGCGTACGTCGGGCTAGCAGTCTGTAGCGGCGAGGAAGGCACGCGCTGTAGGGCAGCGTTTTCGAATCTCTCGGGTCTCTCGCCGACGAGCAACACCGACATCGGCGACGTCACCGTCCCGGGGAGCGTCTCGGAACGCACCGACAAGGACACGAGCGTCGTCGTCTCGACGGGGTCGGCTTCGGGGGTCACAGCCAGTGGCGCGACGATCACGGGGTCACTTGACGACCTCGGTGGCGCGTCCTCGGCGACCGTCTCCTTCGAGTATCGGGAGCGCACGGGGGGATCTTGGCAGAGTGTGGGGACCCAGACCCTGTCCAGGACCAGGTCCTACAGCGAACCCATTACTGGACTCGAACCGGGCACCGCTTACGAGTTCCGGGCGGTTTCGACGGCCAGCGACGGCGATACCGATACCGGTTCCGCCAACACGTTCAGGACCGCAGCCAGGCGCGATGGACCCGACGTGATCACTGTCGAGGGAGCTGGTGGAGACATTTGGAACGAGGCGGATGAGGGGCATTACTACTACACGCCGGTTGAGGGTGACTTCGACGTGACCGTCCGCATCGACAGTCTCGACGACACCGACGAGTGGGCCAAGACCGGGTTGATGGTCCGTGAGTCGCTGTCCGCCGACGCGGTGAACGCGATGGTCAGGAAGACCCCTGGCCACGAAACGTCGATTCAGTGGCGTGAGGGTGCGGGGGCGGAAACCACGAGCACGACCGCCGACGCCGGCGAGGGGGAGAGTGAACTATCGGGAAGCACGATGCCCGCACGGTATCAGCGATTGGTCCGGACCGGCGACGTCATCGAGGCATACGCGTCCACCGATGGGAGCGACTGGACGCTGATCGCCGCTCTGGATGACTCGCGGGTATCCGTCTCCGAGACCGCGTACGTCGGGCTGGCGGTCACCAGCCACAACACGGGCACCCTGTGTACGGCCGAATTTTCGGAACTGTCGGGACTCGCGCCGACGGACAACCGGGACATCGGCGATCCGGACATCTCGGGGAGCGTCACCCACGAACGCGACTCCGGCGATGCTGATCCAGTGGTTTCGACGGGTTCGGTCTCGAACGTCGGAACACATTCGGCGACGCTGTCAGGTTCACTCACGGACCTCGGTGGGGCCACGTCAGTCGAGGTCGCCTTCGAATACCGTGCGCGCGACAGTGCCTCGTGGTCCTCGACCGCGGCGCAGACGCTGTCCTCGACGGGATCGTTTAGCGAGACACTTTCCGGACTCGATCCGGATACCGACTACGAGTTCCGGGCGATTGGGGACGCGAGCGACGGTGATCCGGTCACTGGCTCGGCGACGATGTTCAGTACATCGACCAGCACTGACACCGCCGGCGGATCATACTTCGACCCGTCGGACGGGTTCGCCGATCCGGCACCGTGGCTGGATGACAGTACGCAAGTCATTCGGATCCAGAACGCCACCCGCAGCGAGGTCGAACGTGCGTTCAGCACTTCTGGCCCGCGCGTGATCGTCTTCGAGACCAGCGGGACCATCGACCTCGGCGGTGAGGAACTGGCGATTACCGAGGACAAGTGCTGGGTAGCGGGCCAGACCGCGCCCTCGCCCGGGATTACGTTCATCAAAGGCCAGCTCCAGATCGACGCAAACGACTGTGTCGTCCAGCACATTCGGTCCCGTCACGGACCGGGGTCCGAGGGCAGCATCCAGAGCAACGACGCGTTCAACACGCAGGACGACACCACCAACAACGTCGTCGATCACGTCTCGGCCTCGTGGGGTACTGACGAGTGCATGTCCGTCGGGTACGACACCGACCGGACGACCTACACGAACTGTCTCATCTACGAGGGGCTGTACGATCCCTACGGCGACGGCGCCGATCACAACTACGGGACGCTCATCGGTGACGGCGCTGAGAACGTCGCGCTGCTGGGTAACGTCTGGGCGAAGGTCCGTGGCCGGGTCCCACGGCTCAAAAGTGGGACTCGATCCGCCCTCGCCAACAACGTGATGTACTTCTTCAACGAGGCGACGAACATGGACGGCGACACGGAAGCGTCCATCGTCGGGAACGTCTACGCCCCCCAGGACCTCGAGGACACGGCGATCGAAGACGGGACTGCCTATCTGGCGGACAACGTCACCGATCCCACGTCGACGCCGCTGACCGGCGACACGTCCGAGCTGTCGTCTCGGCCGCTGTGGCCCGATGGGCTCTCCGCGATGGACTCGAGCGAGGTCGAGAACCACAACCTGAATTACGCTGGCGCACGCCCGGCCGATCGCACTGAGGACGACTCGCGGATCATCTCCGAGATCGAAACCCGCGCTGGCGATCCATACACCGAGTCGCCGTACGACTACTGGATTCCCGACCACGAAGCAGTCGGCGGGTATCCCACCCTCCCGGAGAACACCCACTCGCTGACGGTCCCTGACTCGGGCCTTCGTGAGTGGCTCGAACAGTGGGCGCTCGCCGTCGAGGAGAGCGGCGCGAGCCCGCCCTGA
- a CDS encoding response regulator, with protein MTDGTEPTTVLIVEDEQHLADLYAEYLPEHYDVRTAYNGADGLKVLDETVDIVLLDRRMPVMSGNEVLASIEERGIDIRVAMVTAVDPDFDIIDLGVDDYVVKPVSKDTLVDVVERLETVAEYNDRQKRLTAKKLKRNVLEVEKARPELEASERFSALEAEIEELQAQVQALETEITQSTIDR; from the coding sequence GTGACCGATGGAACTGAGCCGACGACGGTACTCATCGTCGAAGACGAACAGCATCTCGCCGACCTCTACGCCGAATATCTCCCCGAGCACTACGATGTCCGGACGGCCTACAACGGCGCTGATGGACTCAAAGTCCTCGACGAAACAGTTGACATCGTATTGCTTGACCGACGAATGCCGGTCATGTCCGGCAACGAAGTCCTGGCGTCCATCGAAGAGCGGGGGATCGACATCCGCGTCGCGATGGTGACGGCCGTCGATCCCGACTTTGACATCATCGACCTCGGCGTCGACGATTACGTCGTCAAACCCGTCAGCAAAGACACGCTCGTGGATGTCGTCGAACGCCTCGAAACCGTCGCCGAGTACAACGACCGACAGAAGCGGCTCACGGCAAAGAAACTCAAACGAAACGTCCTCGAAGTCGAGAAGGCCCGGCCGGAACTAGAAGCCAGCGAGCGATTCAGCGCGCTCGAAGCGGAGATCGAAGAACTCCAGGCCCAGGTCCAGGCCCTCGAAACGGAAATAACGCAATCGACGATCGATCGATAA
- a CDS encoding LUD domain-containing protein, whose translation MASTQTGSPVERFMASLDGIDVTWTRTDTDGFESTVAELLDEPAVGVPIPIDGVSLPSAVETDPDPETVRAAATGVTPATIGIADYGSVLLESDDRGSGLMSLFPETHIAVVSERDIVGTMADAFAELGPKLREDRGEVIVATGPSATSDMGEIVRGVHGPTDVHVVIIEQ comes from the coding sequence ATGGCATCAACGCAGACCGGGTCGCCCGTCGAACGGTTTATGGCATCCCTCGATGGGATCGACGTGACATGGACCCGGACGGATACAGACGGGTTCGAATCGACCGTGGCTGAATTGCTCGACGAACCGGCTGTCGGCGTTCCGATCCCGATCGACGGGGTTTCGCTGCCCTCGGCTGTCGAGACCGACCCCGACCCGGAAACAGTTCGGGCAGCCGCCACCGGCGTGACGCCCGCGACGATCGGGATCGCCGACTACGGGAGCGTCCTGCTCGAATCGGATGACCGCGGATCGGGCCTGATGAGTCTCTTCCCGGAGACCCATATCGCGGTCGTCAGCGAGCGCGACATCGTCGGGACGATGGCGGATGCCTTCGCGGAACTCGGTCCGAAACTGCGCGAGGACCGGGGAGAGGTGATCGTCGCCACGGGGCCGAGCGCGACCTCGGATATGGGCGAGATCGTCCGCGGCGTCCACGGACCGACAGACGTCCACGTCGTCATCATCGAACAATGA